The bacterium genomic sequence GCCTGCCGGGCAATGGTGCCCTGCCAGATCGCGACACCGAGAGCCAGGACCGCCGCCGCAGCGATGATGACCTGGGCCACGTCGACGATTTCTTTCAGCATGGCGTCATCTCCGTGCGGGTCTACTTGAGGATTAAAAAGACGAAAAGGACCCACATGGATCCAGTATGCTTCTCGAGAAGCATGGGCGTCAATGCCTCTCCGGAGCGTTTGCCGACCATGCTCACCGGGAGGTATACTTCACTCGTGACGCGCAAGAGGAAGAATCCGCACGCCCAGGCGCTCTCCCGCCTCGCCCAGAAGGCCCGGACACGGGCGCTGTCCCCCGAACGCCGCTCGGAGATTGCCCGCAAGGCCGCCCGGGCTCGGTGGAAACGGGCGAAAGAGACAAGATAGGCGGAGGTGCAAGAGTGTCTCACCAGCGCGATCTCATAGGGCCCCTCGCATTGCTTGTGATCGGCGTGATCCTGCTGCTTCGCAACCTCGGCTACCTCCCGGCCTCTTTGGACCAATGGTGGCCGGTGGTCCTGATCGTGATCGGTCTGGGAATTATCCTCCGTCGATCCAGTCCGGACGAGATGGTGCTCCCGAAAGAACCAAGCCCCGCCGCGCCGGGTTCCGCACGGCAGCCGGGGACCATGAAGGGACGCCGCCATTCTACGACCGGTGGCTTGATCTTGATCGGCCTTGGGTTAGCGTTCCTCGCCAGTAATCTGTTCGGCGGTCGGAGCACCGGCGCGCTAGTCATGATCGCCCTGGGACTTGCGCTCCTCATCGGCCGTATCTGGTAGGGGCCCAGCGGAGAGCGGACAAGCCCGAGGGTGCGAGAACCACCCACGCGCTGGCCCAGTCCTCCGGGGCGACCGAAATGAGATGCTCGCGCTGATGCTGTCACTCCCACTCGTGCGCTTCTTGCTATGGATGATCGCTGCGGTGGTCATCGCCATCGCCCGAGTCCATCCGGAGATTCACCGCTTTCTCCTGGTGATTTCGTCCGGCCTGACAGTCGATCGCTTTCGCCAAATCATCGCACCGTGGGGGCCATGGGCAGCGGGGGCATCCATTCTTATCATGGTCGTGCAGACATTTCTTCCACTACCCGCCGACCTCTTGATCATGGCCAACGGCGCTGCGTTCGGGATCTGGGAAGGCCTCGTCGTATCCATCATCGGAGCGGTCCTGAGCGGGTGCGTCGCTTTCGGGCTCGGGCGGATCTTGGGACGTGGCGTTGCCCTCCGTATCATGCCCGCGTCACTCGTAGATTGGGTAGGCGACATTGCGGCTCACGGAGCCTGGATGGCCGTCCTGTTGCTCCAGTTCATCCCGCTCATTCCTTTCAGCCTGCTGAACTTTCTCTTGGGGCTGACCCGGCTGTCGTGGATGACCTTCCTTTGGACGCTTGCCGCGAGCATCCTGCCCGCCGACGTGATCCTTGTTATGCTCGGGCGCGGGGTGGGGGAGGGGCACAGCGCCGTGCCGTGGGCGCTCGCCGCGTTGGGGCTGCTCACCATCGCGAGCGTGACCCTTCGGTCCCGGCTCGCACGTGTGTGGCAAGCCCCGCAGATGCCGCCGGTAGTCGACCGACCAGGACGCCGGGTCCCGCCCGCCAGTCTCGATCTGCATGACCCTGGAGGGAGGGACCCCAGGGGGTGACCGAGGGGCGCTCGCGCCAGCGGGCGTCGGCGACCGCGACCGCCGCCTCCTTCCAAGCCGTCATCGCTCAGCGTCGCCGGTGCACCTCGTTCGTGTATTGGGTGTAAAGGCTCGGGTCGCGCTTGAAGACCTCGACGAACGCCTGGGCCTCGGTCAACCGGCCGCCGCTCGACTTGGCCAATTCCTTGGCCATTGAGCGCGCCTTCCGCTCCGCCCGCGACTTCCCGGCTGCCTCTGCCCCGTCGCCGTCATCCCTGTTCCCGCCGACGGCGTCGAGCACGTCAGACGCCATGTCCTTATCCCACTTGGCCACAAGTAGACAGCGAAACGTGGAGCACCCTCGATCCAGCGGCACCAATGTGCTGGTGGTTCATGAGCTTCTGATCGATGCGGCCAGCGCCTTGATCATCCCCAGGGTTTGCCCGAGTCGGGCTCCGACGGTCCTCGCAAAAGGCAGCATCTCATCCGTGAACACCCTCGTGCCGGACGTCATGGCGAGTGCGCCGAGGCACGCGGTGTCGTTGAGAATTGGGGCGATAAGCGCCGTCTGGTCCGACCGCTCGCTGGGACGTATGACCTCCTCTGGCATGGTGAAGGAGAAAATCAGAGCGGGCGTTTGCTCTTGGATCAAGCGATGGAGCACCTCAGCGTGGCCGAAGAAGTCGCCTATGGCCTGCTCGGCCGAATACGGAAACCCACAGTGCGCTCGGGGCAGAAGGGCCCCATCAGACCCGAGCAAGTAAATGATCCCCTTGGACACACCCACCGTATGCAGGATCCGGTCAAGTATC encodes the following:
- a CDS encoding DUF5668 domain-containing protein; translated protein: MSHQRDLIGPLALLVIGVILLLRNLGYLPASLDQWWPVVLIVIGLGIILRRSSPDEMVLPKEPSPAAPGSARQPGTMKGRRHSTTGGLILIGLGLAFLASNLFGGRSTGALVMIALGLALLIGRIW
- a CDS encoding VTT domain-containing protein is translated as MLSLPLVRFLLWMIAAVVIAIARVHPEIHRFLLVISSGLTVDRFRQIIAPWGPWAAGASILIMVVQTFLPLPADLLIMANGAAFGIWEGLVVSIIGAVLSGCVAFGLGRILGRGVALRIMPASLVDWVGDIAAHGAWMAVLLLQFIPLIPFSLLNFLLGLTRLSWMTFLWTLAASILPADVILVMLGRGVGEGHSAVPWALAALGLLTIASVTLRSRLARVWQAPQMPPVVDRPGRRVPPASLDLHDPGGRDPRG